In Daucus carota subsp. sativus chromosome 4, DH1 v3.0, whole genome shotgun sequence, one DNA window encodes the following:
- the LOC108216244 gene encoding protein BCCIP homolog, translated as MPRKITRRLRSHPITFSRFARTLALASVCKVNRNIRNSKNSGQASLISSGKSGVNLAMKNHKSQPESSDDEEFEGSVQADFAFFDPKPDDFHGVKVLLQNYLDDKQWDSSGFTDLILAQTTVGTVVKIEDDEDNGVYAVATVLNLERYKDQKCIMDIKQFLLEVCQEKSIQQSMETMLGEQAQDVGLLISQRVVNLPPQLLPPLYDALFDEVSWAIEDEPTKELRNSFCFKYYLIVGKIYELKKINNKHNRTSSSEEAIIYTKPEEEILHELCSWSFKFPLHSQGHTAHELKNYKIVGLAMAVEATKVATFREQLRSLIEE; from the exons ATGCCCCGAAAGATAACAAGAAGACTAAGATCCCATCCCATCACTTTCTCCCGCTTTGCTCGTACACTGGCCCTTGCCTCTGTTTGCAAGGTCAATCGCAATATTCGTAACTCCAAAAATAGTGGACAGGCTTCTCTCATCTCTTCAG GTAAAAGTGGTGTAAATCTAGCCATGAAAAATCATAAATCACAACCTGAATCTTCTGATGATGAAGAGTTCGAA GGAAGTGTCCAAGCAGATTTTGCCTTCTTTGATCCGAAGCCGGATGACTTCCATGGTGTTAAGGTCCTCCTGCAGAACTACCTTGATGATAAACAATGGGATTCTAGTGGCTTTACAGACTTGATACTGGCGCAAACCACTGTAGGGACTGTTGTTAAAATCGAGGATGATGAAGATAATGGAGTATATGCAGTGGCCACCGTCTTGAACTTGGAAAGATATAAG GATCAGAAGTGCATAATGGACATCAAGCAATTCCTGCTTGAAGTGTGTCAAGAGAAAAGTATACAACAGAGCATGGAAACTATGTTAGGAGAGCAAGCACAGGATGTTGGACTATTGATTTCTCAGCGAGTAGTAAATCTACCACCTCAGCTTTTGCCACCACTTTATGATGCTCTGTTTGATGAAGTTTCTTGGGCAATAGAAGATGAG CCAACAAAGGAACTGAGAAATTCATTTTGTTTCAAGTATTACTTAATTGTTGGCAAGATATATGAG CTTaagaaaattaacaacaaacataatAGGACAAGTAGCAGTGAAGAAGCTATCATATATACTAAGCCCGAAGAAGAAATTTTACATGAG CTCTGCTCATGGTCGTTCAAATTTCCTTTACATTCCCAAGGGCATACAGCTCACGAG TTGAAAAACTACAAGATAGTGGGTTTAGCCATGGCTGTTGAAGCAACCAAAGTCGCCACATTCAGAGAACAGTTGCGGAGTTTGATTGAAGAGTGA
- the LOC108217308 gene encoding tetraspanin-15, which produces MAEHPHSNHTLTAPQPEPQPEPEPTPEPEPEQPPPSLPPPTPPTKEETPPVHTEMVDSEQPKNKMKFMKDRLIMLAFLLSLPIIAIIAWLLFMHDGYDCEYLLRMNKLYVGIVSALVVLLVLDCAALFMITKPALRMPAVILVMIPVIVVFIVGLGVVGGFQMESRSMPGSPQRLKLHIYDTNRWSSIKSCLYDKSICQILAYRTSIKPYDYTVKKLSTVQAGCCRPPASCNMEYVNATYWERRDASEDKSRAHDSDCDVWTNQESILCYNCNSCKEGFRRTVGRKWIILGSLLISVASLLFIVHLILFIVSMFESVGR; this is translated from the exons ATGGCTGAACATCCGCATTCCAACCATACCTTAACTGCCCCTCAACCTGAAcctcaacccgaacccgaaccaaCACCGGAACCAGAACCAGAACAACCACCGCCATCATTACCACCACCAACGCCGCCAAccaaagaagaaactccaccGGTCCACACAGAAATGGTGGATTCAGAACAAccgaaaaacaaaatgaaattcATGAAGGATAGATTGATCATGTTAGCATTCCTTCTATCCCTCCCCATTATTGCTATAATCGCATGGCTACTCTTCATGCATGATGGATATGACTGCGAATATTTGTTGAGAATGAACAAGCTATATGTCGGCATTGTTTCTGCTCTTGTAGTATTGCTTGTACTGGATTGTGCGGCATTGTTCATGATCACGAAACCTGCATTGCGAATGCCAGCTGTAATCTTAGTCATGATCCCGGTGATCGTGGTGTTTATTGTGGGACTTGGAGTAGTTGGAGGATTTCAGATGGAAAGTAGATCCATGCCTGGTTCGCCTCAACGGCTGAAGCTGCATATATATGACACGAATCGCTGGAGCTCCATCAAATCCTGCTTGTACGACAAAAGTATCTGTCAAATTTTAGCATACAGGACGAGTATCAAGCCTTATGATTACACAGTAAAAAAACTGTCAACAGTTCAG GCGGGGTGTTGCAGGCCACCAGCAAGCTGTAACATGGAGTACGTGAACGCGACATACTGGGAAAGAAGGGACGCATCAGAAGATAAGAGTAGAGCACATGACAGTGACTGCGATGTGTGGACGAATCAAGAATCCATATTATGTTATAACTGCAATAGCTGCAAAGAAGGGTTTAGAAGAACGGTCGGGAGAAAGTGGATCATATTGGGATCCTTGTTGATTTCAGTTGCCAGCTTACTCTTTATCGTGCATCTGATTCTGTTTATCGTTTCTATGTTTGAGAGCGTTGGaagatag